One Actinomyces marmotae DNA window includes the following coding sequences:
- a CDS encoding FKBP-type peptidyl-prolyl cis-trans isomerase has translation MPSFLPLPTVGRAKRRGPALGALVLSAALALGACGDVSERASDATPTTPAATASPVKPLTGVDCSTLTIDSDSPALPAVSGDPGAQPTLTWSGQAAPANLTVKTLNEGTGDAVASTDVVTASYVGWEWGGNTAFDSSYKRGAPTPFSLQQVVPGWTCGLAGHRVGERVLMSIPPELGYGQGIAKPGSGKPEGPLVFVVEIVSKTSPQDVDSAVSTATPEGEDKAAARGITVTGAPGTESTISVASGATEPTEPEVIVLARGTGQPLTANSTVAANVAYSTWDGSRTGSTWKDGGLQTVNTAQIKGLEGVPAGSRVIVLTPPARGGSAPSLAYVMDLGKAL, from the coding sequence GTGCCTTCCTTCCTCCCCCTTCCCACCGTCGGCCGCGCCAAGCGCCGCGGCCCGGCCCTCGGCGCGCTCGTTCTGAGCGCGGCCCTGGCGTTGGGCGCCTGCGGTGACGTCTCAGAGCGCGCCTCCGACGCGACTCCCACCACCCCGGCAGCGACCGCCTCGCCCGTGAAGCCGTTGACCGGCGTCGACTGCTCCACGCTGACCATCGACTCCGATTCCCCCGCGCTGCCGGCCGTCAGCGGTGATCCTGGCGCCCAGCCGACCCTCACCTGGAGCGGCCAGGCCGCGCCGGCGAACCTGACCGTCAAGACCCTCAACGAGGGGACGGGAGACGCGGTCGCGAGCACCGACGTCGTCACCGCCTCCTATGTCGGTTGGGAGTGGGGCGGCAACACCGCGTTCGACTCCTCCTATAAGCGCGGGGCCCCGACGCCCTTCAGCCTCCAGCAGGTAGTCCCGGGGTGGACCTGCGGGTTGGCCGGCCACAGGGTCGGCGAGCGCGTGCTCATGTCGATCCCGCCGGAGCTCGGCTACGGCCAGGGCATCGCCAAGCCCGGCTCCGGGAAGCCCGAGGGCCCGCTGGTGTTCGTCGTCGAGATCGTCTCGAAGACCTCCCCCCAGGACGTCGACTCCGCCGTCTCGACGGCCACCCCGGAGGGCGAGGACAAGGCGGCCGCTCGCGGGATCACGGTGACCGGGGCACCCGGCACCGAGTCGACGATCAGCGTGGCCTCCGGAGCCACGGAGCCCACCGAGCCCGAGGTCATCGTGCTGGCCCGCGGCACGGGTCAGCCCCTGACCGCCAACTCCACCGTCGCGGCGAACGTCGCCTACTCCACATGGGACGGCTCCCGGACCGGCTCCACCTGGAAGGACGGCGGCCTCCAGACCGTGAACACGGCCCAGATCAAGGGCCTGGAGGGGGTGCCCGCCGGGTCGCGCGTCATCGTGCTGACCCCGCCCGCCCGGGGCGGTTCGGCACCGTCGCTCGCCTACGTGATGGACCTGGGCAAGGCCCTCTGA
- a CDS encoding superoxide dismutase, translated as MAVYTLPELPYDYAALEPHISGRIMELHHDKHHAAYVAGANAALDALAAAREANDFAAINLWEKNLAFNLAGHTNHTIFWKNLAPNAGGEPEGELAEAIKDSFGSFKQFQAQFTAAALGIQGSGWAMLAFDVLSGKLVIFQLFDHQSNLPAGTLPLFLVDMWEHAFYLDYLNVKADYVKAIWNIANWQNVSESLALATSKRSEIINAS; from the coding sequence ATGGCCGTCTACACCCTTCCCGAACTCCCCTACGACTACGCCGCCCTCGAGCCCCACATCTCCGGGCGCATCATGGAGCTCCACCACGACAAGCACCACGCCGCCTATGTCGCGGGCGCGAACGCCGCGCTCGACGCCCTGGCCGCCGCCCGGGAGGCGAACGACTTCGCCGCCATCAACCTGTGGGAGAAGAACCTCGCCTTCAACCTGGCCGGCCACACCAACCACACGATCTTCTGGAAGAACCTCGCCCCGAACGCCGGCGGCGAGCCCGAGGGCGAGCTGGCCGAGGCCATCAAGGACTCTTTCGGCTCCTTCAAGCAGTTCCAGGCCCAGTTCACGGCCGCCGCCCTGGGCATCCAGGGATCGGGCTGGGCGATGCTCGCCTTCGACGTGCTGTCCGGCAAGCTGGTCATCTTCCAGCTCTTCGACCACCAGTCGAACCTCCCCGCGGGCACCCTCCCCCTCTTCCTCGTGGACATGTGGGAGCACGCCTTCTACCTCGACTACCTCAACGTCAAGGCGGACTACGTCAAGGCGATCTGGAACATCGCCAACTGGCAGAACGTCTCCGAGAGCCTGGCCCTGGCCACCTCCAAGCGCTCTGAGATCATCAACGCCTCCTGA